The region CCTGCTGTTCAATCTTGGAAATGACCTCACATTTACAAGCTCTAACTTCTGCATCCATACCATCCTTTTAATCCTATCCAGGATATAAAGGATGCAGTGAAATGATGCATATAAAAGCATCTTGGAGATTGGAATATGCTCGTTACTGCAAGAGGTGGTGATTGTTTTTCTGACTCAGGTCAGAAAAAAGGGGGCTGACAGGCTGGAGCCCCAAGGATGGGGCTGGCACAGCAGGGCCTAAGGAAACTGCAGCTTTTCCTGAGCAGAGTGGGAGGGTGAATAGTGGCAAGAGGCTCTGGTGAAAAAGGAAAAGGTGTGCGTTTTGTAAAGTGTATTTTGAATTAGTAAGGGAGGAAAGAGCAAGCACCACGCCCTTCATTTGAACCTGCCCCAATCCTTCAAGACCACAGGCTCACTGAGGTCCCTTCAACCTCTGCTGCCCTTGAGCTGGAGGGCTGGAGAACTATGTCCTCTGCCCCGGGAAACGCTGGGGACAGGGAGCCCACTTCTCCCAGCAAAGCCAGTACTTCCTGCCTGAAGCTCTTTCAGGGCATCTGCATTGGATCATCCGTCACTTTGCCTGCTTCTCTATTTCCTTCGTGTTTGAACCTTCCTCACGGAGGTCCTCCAGCGCCAGCTTGGCCTTCTCGCCCAGCGCCTTCAGCTGCTCGCTGGCCTTGGCGTGGTACTCGGCCAGGCTGCCGCCGCCCTCCTTCAGCGCCTCCAGGCGCGCGGTCAGCCGCTGGCGCAGGTCGTCGCTGTAGGGCGCCAGCTGCTGCCGCAGCGTCTCCACGTGGGCGCGCGCGCGGTCGCGGATCTCCTGGGCCAGCGGGCTCAGCTtgtcctgcagctcctgcagcttctgGCGCGCGCCCTCGCGGATCTCCTCGCCCAGCGGCGCCACCTTCTGGCGGTAGATCTCCACCTCCTCGTGCCACTTCTTCTGGAACTCGTCCAGGTAGGGCTGAACCTTCTGCTTCACCTCCTCCAGGTCCTTGCTCATCTCCTGCCTCAGCGACGCGGTCTCCTTCTCCAGGTTGTCCCAGAACTCCTGGGTCACCGGGCCCAGCTGTTCACGCACTTTGGTCAACGTGCTGGCCAGGCTGTCCCAGTTGTCCAGGAGTTTCAGGCtgcaaggggagagagagggctCTCTCAGGCTACACCTCCCGGCCCCCTGGCTACCCCCAGAGCTGCAGCTCAGCGCCCGTGCTTTCCCCGTGTGAGACCTGGGCAGACCTGTGCCTGAACGTGAGGTAGCTGGGGGCAGATCCTTAGCCTAGCATTTCCTATCCAAGGTCTTCCCCCTCACTCCCCACTGCATCCCATTGATCAAATGGATGGAGGAGTTAGAAGGAGACAGAGCTGGTTGGTGCCCGATCCTGTCTGTCCCCAAAAGCTCGTCATTTAAGGACCTAGTCTCTACTCTTCCAGCCTATTCTCCTCTCTGAAGACAGCCTCTGTTGCTGGCCAGAACTGAGGAGGGAGTTAAGAATAGGAAGGGGAGGAGTGCACTGCAGAAAATACCGACCAGACAGCACTATTCTGCCCCTTGTCATCTCATAGTAGTTATTAAGGCTTCCAAGGCTGCGATCAGACTCCTTGGGTTTGTGTGTGGGCTCCATACATaatgactgtgtgaccttgggcaagtttcttaacctctctgagccccgtGTGTGCCTCAGTAGGGGATAAAATAGTGCATGCCTCTTGACTACAGGGTCAGGAAAGTAATCTGAGTAATGCTGGGAGCCATGCCTGGCCCACGGTCAGCGCTCATCAAGCATGAGCTGTGTTTTGACCCTGAAAAGTTCACCGCCTTGCGAGACTCCCAAATCAGGCACAGTCCAGCGTGGGCTGAGTGCAAGGTAGGCGCTCACCTCTGGCCCCACACCTTCCCCACCACCGGGCCAGAGGTGAGGAGGACAGTGAGTCACCAAGGACCCTCAGTTGAGTTTGACCTCCTTTGTTGGGATCATGGGtgtttttggtttgtgttttggACACATTGtccagcatgcaggatcttagttccacaaccagagatggaacatcTGCCCCCTggagtgaaagcacagagtcttgaccactggacagCTGAGGAAGTCCCGGAGAGCATGCTGTGTATCAGTCTGTGAACAGGTTAATTctgggggtgacagagaatgagaggcCCCTGTGCcccctcatttgaaaagaccctaatgctgggaaagattgaaggcaggaggagaaggggacgacagaggatgagatggctggatggcatcaccgactcgatgggcatgagtttgagtaaactcccgtagttggtgatggacagggaggcctggcgtgctgcgattcatggggtcacaaagagtcggacacgactgagtgactgaatgaactgTGCACCATCTCAGATTGTTTGAGCTGCTGATGGAAAGGACATGAGTGCGGGCAGCTCCAGCAGACCCTGGCCCTATGAGTCAGGGCAGAGCCACATGGGTGGGCACAAAGGGCTGTGTGACGTTGGGTGAATCATAtccctttctgagcctcaatctCCTTATCTGTACAACAGACAGACCTAATGGTCAGTGAGGTGACGAGGCTGAGAGTCTAGCATCACCTATGGCCACCCTCCTGCCCCATCAACAGAGATCAAACTAGTGGGCAGCCTGAGCCCAGAATCAGGAGGGAACGGCTCAGGCCCAGCCAGAGACGGGCAAATCACATGGACACAGGGCCCCATGTTTGCTCCACACTGGCCATCCACCCAGGGCAGAGCTCAAAGTGGGTGgctcctgggtgggaagatctggGTGAGACACTAGGAGGAACTTCCAGCACAGAAGGCCATGGTGAACCAGGGCCTCTGGCTGGCAGGGCTGAGTCAGTGCTGCCCAGTCCAGCCTTGTGGCAGGGGCGTGGGTCACAGAGGCTCGTGAGCTAAGCCTCACTCGCACACaagtggaagcagagagattTAGTCTAACCCTCGAGGACCATTTTTGGCCCCAGCTGGTCAGACCTTCTCCTCTCcgtcctcctgcccctcctccctgcccgcTACCAGTTATAGGGGCCATGGCTGGAGCAGCATCCTCATCCCAGGGGAGCTAtgctggggggagggagagaagaagagaaggagaggcaGCTTAGGCTGGACCACTGATCAGACCCTTCCTCAGACAGCCCTCCTGGGACCCAGCTGGAGCTGCTGGGAGGGGCACAGGCACACAGAGGCACCAAGCCCTTGGAATGAGATAAGGTCCCGGGCCCCAGGGCATGTCAACCCAGCTGCAGAGGCCCACACTCTCTGGTTCTCTACCCAGCTTGACACCATGCTGCTGGGTCTCTGCCCACATCTTCTGACCTCCCTGGGCTCACTGGCCCATTGCGGCCCAGGAGAGAGAGGGCGGCCTCCTCCAGACGCTCCACACACATGGCAGGAGAGTTGGAGGAACCAGGGCCCAGGACTCCAGCCGGTCCACCCCAGCATGTCCCAGCCCAGCCTGGAATCTGGACTCCCACTGCGACCCTCACTTCTGGGGAGAAGGAACTGATCAGAATGAAGAGGGAAGTGGGCACAGCTGCCCTCTCTCTTCCCCAACGTCCAAATCCTTGAGGACCTCCCAAtcaccttcctctcctccccaccccatcaccaCAGTCTGTGCTCAGGAAGAGGCTGAAACTGATGCACTCTGAGTGACTGATAAACCTCCAAGGGCCTCATCTCTCCATGCGGTTTGGTCCCAGTGTGCATATTAGAAGACTGGGCTTCTGGTTCCCAACTCTGCCATGGGTGGAATATGGGCACCTGGGTATGTCTCCAGCCCTGCCTTCGGCTTCTGCCTATAAAATGGGCttaataatacctacttcacaGGAATCTATTTGCAGTTTTACATATAACCAGGTCTCAGTCAAGGGAACAAACCTCTAAGGAGAAATTTCAAGTTTCAGCCACAGATAAAGAATTCTGAAGGTAGTCACTTTATTGGGCCTCTGATTTCACATGGTCTATTTAGTTGCTTCTTCTTGAGAAGGCCACCTGCCAAAAGCCCTATTTCTACATTGGAGgctcctcctgacttcagactatgctgTCTGAGAAAGGACAGGTGTTTGTAAGAAAGGAGAGATTTACCGAGCCCCCTTCATGGACTTTGTACCTATCTCATGTATATTTCACCAGAATTCTGGCCTTCCCttctggttcagctggtaaagaatccacctataatacaagatacctgggttcgattcctgggtcaggaagatcccctggaggagcaaatggccaaccattccagtattctgcctggagaatctcatggacagagaagtctggtggttTATAATCCAcatggtcataaagagtcggacatgagtggcCAACAAACCCTTTCACTTTTACAGTACCGGCATATCAGTAGtctagccccattttacagaggagaacaTCAAGGCACTGAGATGTTAGCTCTCTGGCCCTGGGTCATATGAGTAAGTGCCGAAAGCATCATTTAAACTGAAAATTTCTTGACTCTGAAGTCTTCACATCCAGAAGACAGAGCTCCCTGATCCTACCACCCAGGCTACAGCTCTGTTTTGGCCTAGAGGACACTTCACCCTGGGAAGGGCCCAGACCTCTGCTGGACAGCCGACTGCCCCTTAGAGCTTGTCTGGCCCCTCTATCCGCTGGACCAGCCTCACCCCAAACCTGGTTCCTTCCAGCTGTCTGCCCAGCCAGAGGACTACAGGGACTGGTATCTCCAAGCTGAGGCGCTGAGGCCTGAGGTCGAGAGGTACTCAGCGCTGGCCTCAGTCCCAGCTGCACAGTCAGGGGAGGGCCTCAACCAGGAGCCCAGATCCTGCCCCCTGGGGACGTTATCAGTGGGTCCAGAGGGCAAGGTGAATAGAGGGGGCGGTAGGATAAAGGCCTGGGGCTCAGCAGCCTTTGATCTTCCTCCACCACCCCCTGTTCTGGGATCAAAGAGCTCAGGGAAATTTCTGGGTCAGCTGCACCCGGGACTAAAGCCCAGAGATGGAgatcctggggagggggctgtgggcaCTCAACTGTGTCCCACCTCCTGCACAAGCCCCTGCCCACAGGTCTTCTGTGACTTCACTTTGGACTCCCCAGCCCAGCCAgctgagttgtgtccaagtctGAAGAAGCCAATTCCCCTCTCACTTCACCCCCACTTCGCAGGCTGTTGTCAGGGCTTAAAGTGGGGAAGGACCTGGAAGCCCAGGGCGAAAGGACAATGTTTGTCCCCCAATCCCTTCTCCCATCTCACCAGCCTCTCCCTGGGGAAGCAGGCTGCTCAGAAGGAACGGGGTCACCCCAGTTCCAAGCCATAGGGGTGGCAGAGAGCAGGGTGGGCACCTTCAGCTTTCTAGAGATTTCCCAACTCCCAGCGGGCCTGGGTGCCTCTGGCTACCCTCTGTCAGGGTCTGGTCTAGATTGATCAGCTGGTGACCTTTGCCCGGCTGCCTGGGCCCACACGCTGCCCTGTGTCCGGGGGACAATATAAAACAGGTCAGAATCCTCTTGCCTTCGTACGCAGTTCATCCCAAGAAGCAGCCGCTCCAGGTAAGGCTCCctgaggggttggggggagaaggggagcaggatggggaggggcaggtgggggtCTGTGCCCAGCCAGCGAAGCCTAGAGAAGCGCTTGTAGAGCTGGGGAAGCCTTAAGTCTTGATGAGTGCCTCTCCCCAGGCATTTTGGGGAGATCGAGGTCCCTAGGGGAAGGTCACTTGCCCAAAGCTACCCAGAGCCTagtggtggagctgggactgGCACTGGCTCCCTTTGCTGCTCGCTCTGCATGTTTAGGATTAGAAAACTCAGACAGCCCAGTCGTGCCCCAGACAGAAAACCTGAGCCCTGGAGAGGGCAGAGAGTCACCCAGAGTCACTCAGCTTGTTAGTGGCAGAAACCTGGCCAGAATCCTGGTGtcttgattcctggtctgggggTTTCCTGCTTCATGCCTCCCCCCACTTCCTCTGCCCTGGGTCCCCCAGCCCCTCTCTGAAAGCCTATAACCTCCCCCACATTAGCCCTCTCTCCTCCCGACTTGACCCAGCCCAGGCTCTGCTTTAGGGCCACCGCATCTCCCCAGGGAGGGCCGCCTGGTTGGGGTGgcaggtggtgggggggtggggacttGAGGAAGGGCTCAGAGGACCCTTCCCTGCAGGAACCAAGGCACCATGCGGCCCCGGCTGCTCCTTGTTGCTGTCTTCCTGGCTCTCCTGGTCTTGCCTGGTAAGCAGCGGGTGGAgactgggctgggggcagggacaaGGCAGTTTGGCAGGTGGCTGGGGAATGCAGAGCCCCGATGAGGGGCTGGGCAGGAGCCAAAAGTTCCCCAGAGGCTGATCCACCGCACTCAGTCCTGCTCTCCTCATAGAAGCTACCAGGGCCGAGGAGGAATCCCTTCTGGACAAAGTGAAGGGCTATGCCAAGGATGTGGTTCAGAAGACCAGGTATGCCCTCACTTCCGCACTCCCAGCCCTACCTGCCCCTGTTCGGTGAGAAACTGGGCAGGTGGCTGTGCCTCTGAGCCTCCTTTCTCTCTGTAAAACATGCTCTCTCGCAGGGAGAGATGACGGAGGGCCACCGCATCCTGTCTCTCCtccctctgttgtcccttctttctccctccttgtCCTCACTTTCGTTTTCCTTTCCTGATAATCTGGTTGGAGGTTTGACCCCAACCAACCCAATTTCAgccagtgtgtgtgcgtgtgcgtgcgcgtgcgtgtgtgtgtgtgtgtatgtgtgtttctgccTTGTATCAAGTCCTCGGGCGCATGTGAGCAGAAGTCGGTCCTTCCTCTCCCACCTTGCCCCTGCCCACCAGTCCTCTGCTAGCCCCACCCaccttccccacctccactccaTCTGCATTGGCATTTCCATAGCAGAGGTGTTCACAAACACTTTTAGTCCTCAGGACCCACTGTAGAGTGGATATTAtttccccattttgcagacaagaaAACCAAGGCCCACTTAACCAAGTGACCTGCCCCAGATCACACTGCTAATCAACCCTCTGATGAC is a window of Cervus canadensis isolate Bull #8, Minnesota chromosome 11, ASM1932006v1, whole genome shotgun sequence DNA encoding:
- the LOC122450304 gene encoding apolipoprotein A-I-like, with product MSKDLEEVKQKVQPYLDEFQKKWHEEVEIYRQKVAPLGEEIREGARQKLQELQDKLSPLAQEIRDRARAHVETLRQQLAPYSDDLRQRLTARLEALKEGGGSLAEYHAKASEQLKALGEKAKLALEDLREEGSNTKEIEKQAK